A window of the Amblyraja radiata isolate CabotCenter1 chromosome 5, sAmbRad1.1.pri, whole genome shotgun sequence genome harbors these coding sequences:
- the LOC116972944 gene encoding N-acylneuraminate-9-phosphatase yields MAAQAAAVGIRALLFDLDNTLVDTAGASSRALCRVEDLLKSQYGYEESTAKLVIEKFNIKLQMENLDCIPGVNVDEERILLFEAALQETDGLDPDQGLAAKCYFLWKATRLQHMHIPDEVKAMLRSLRQSYKLLLLTNGSTTVQREKISACQCQQYFDTIVIGGEHQEQKPALSIFQKCFQLLGVEADGCMMIGDNLDTDIKGGVNAGLGATVWINNTNVKCDKGAVPDYTVKSVLEVMDILGKERV; encoded by the exons atgGCGGCCCAGGCAGCAGCAGTGGGCATCCGAGCGCTGCTCTTCGACCTGGACAACACGCTGGTGGACACGGCCGGCGCCAGCAGCAGAGCCCTGTGCCGG GTTGAAGATTTATTGAAGTCACAATATGGTTACGAAGAATCTACTGCAAAGCTGGTGATTGAGAAGTTTAACATCAAGTTGCAGATGGAGAATTTAGATTGCATTCCCGGAGTGAACGTTGATGAGGAGAGGATACTGCTGTTTGAGGCGGCTCTGCAAGAAACAGACGGTCTTGACCCAGATCAGGGCCTGGCTGCTAAGTGTTACTTCCTCTGGAAAGCCACGAGGCTCCAACACATGCACATTCCGGACGAAGTGAAGGCCATGCTGAGGAGCCTCCGCCAGTCCTACAAGCTGCTCTTGTTAACTAACGGCAGCACCACGGTCCAGAGGGAGAAGATCAGCGCGTGCCAGTGCCAGCAGTACTTTGACACCATCGTGATAGGGGGCGAACACCAGGAGCAGAAGCCAGCTCTCTCTATATTCCAGAAATGCTTTCAGCTGCTGGGAGTGGAGGCAGACGGCTGCATGATGATCGGTGACAACCTAGATACCGACATTAAAGGAGGTGTGAACGCTGGTCTAGGCGCCACTGTCTGGATCAACAATACTAATGTCAAATGTGACAAAGGTGCTGTGCCCGACTACACTGTGAAATCTGTACTGGAGGTTATGGACATTTTGGGGAAAGAACGGGTCTAA